One Cystobacter ferrugineus genomic window, CGTCTCCGGAGATCCGCTGACCGGCGCCACCGTGACGTGGGAGCCCGTGTCCGCCAGCAAGCCCGCCTCGCAGCAGTCCAACGCCTCGCGCACCACCGTCTTCAACGGCGGCGAGGGCTGCTGGTACGACCGCGGCACCGTCTACTTCACCACCAAGGGTGACAACCGCGTCTGGGCCTACACCCCGGCCTCCTCGCGCCTGGAGATCATCTACGACGACAACCTCTATCCGAACTCGCCCCTGACCGGCGTGGACAACGTCACCGTGTCCTCCTCGGGCGACATCTTCGTGGCCGAGGACGGGGGTGACTTGCAGATCTGCATCATCACCCCGGAGCGCATCGTGGCGCCGCTGCTCCAGCTCGTGGGCCACAACAGCTCGGAGATCACCGGCCCCGCGTTCAGCCCGGATGGCAAGCGGCTGTATTTCAGCTCCCAGCGCGGCACCACCGGCACCAACGGCGGCGGCATCACCTTCGAGGTGACCGGGCCGTTCCGCACGTAGGCGCCCGGCCTCTCCCGGGGAGCGCTATCCGAGCCAGGAGATGAGGGCACGGACGGCCTCCTCGCGGCGCCGGGACGTCTCCTGGACGCGCTGGAGTCCAGCCAGCACGCCCATCCCCTTGGAGGCGCGCTCGGGGGCCGTGCGGTAGTTCTCCGCGAGCTGCTCCAGGTGCTCGCGCAGCCGCGGATGGCTCTCGCGCACGCGTGCGGGCGCGGTGTCCGGCTTCACCTGGGAGACGAGCGCCGAGGCGAGCTGCTGCCACGCCTCCAGGCTCTGTCCGGTGCGGCGCTCGAAGCCACCGCGCACCATGGGCCTGACGAAGAAGGGCATCGACGAGAAGTCGCGCACCGTGTCCTCGATAACGTTGCGGAGCGCGGCGACGAGCGTGACGGGATCCGGAGTCATGGGGGCGGAGCCTACCGCAACCGCCCCGGGACGCCCCGCCTACTTGGGCATCACGCCGAAGGCCTTGAGCATCGCCACGGCGATGCCCATGAGGCTCTCGCCGGCGATGAAGCCCGAGCTGACCGGGAGCACCATGGCGTCGGCCAGCTTCGCCTTCTTGCGGCGCAGCACCTCGGCGATGGCCGCGCCGATGAAGAAGCTGATGGAGCTGGCCCCGGGGATGACGATGGACAGCCCCAGGCCGGACGCCGAGGGGATGAAGGGCTTGGCCTTCTTCGGCGCCCAGCGCTCCAGCAGCACCAGCGCCACGCCCAGGCCCAGTCCGCACAGGGCCCCGATGCGCGCGGACACCGGCAGCGCTTGCACCCCGCTCATGAGCATCTTCGACACGCCCGCCCACACCAGGGCCGAGGGCGCGGGGAACTCCTCGGTGCCGAGCACGGACGCGTCCGGCACGAGCAGGTTGAAGGCGGGCACCAGCACCGCCGCCCCCGCCACCACCCCGAAGAGCTGCGCGACGAATTGCTGACGCGGGTTGGCGCCGAGCAGCCAGCCCGACTTCAGATCGATGAGCAGGTCCGCCGAATGCAGGCCCACGCCGCCCGTGGCGTTGGCGCTCATCACGTTGGCGGTGAGGTTGCCGGGCAACAGGCCGCCGTAGATGAGCTGCGTCACCGGCCCGAGTGCCTTGGTGGGCGTGGTGTCCGTCTCACCCGTGACGCGCGAGGCGATGACGCCCATCACCACCGACAGCGGCAGGGCCACCACGCCCGCCCACCAGGGGATCTGGAAGAGATAGGCCATCAGCGCCACCACCACCGGGCCGAGCACCAGGAAGCCCAGGGGGAACCACGCGGGAGGGCACTCGATGTCGGCGAGTGGATCCTTCTCGGTGTCCTGCTTGCGGCCGAACAGGCCCGCGAGCGCCTTGAAGGACTTGGCCACGCTGCGCCACTGGAAGGCGAAGGACAACAGGCCCGAGGAC contains:
- a CDS encoding OPT family oligopeptide transporter, producing MTSPVSPSPQQLRLQPESPPPPERDSTPVDPERYWLENVYKGGVRQLTVRAVIAGMVIGAVMCLSNLYVVLKTGWSLGVTITACILAFATFGALRSVGLLRQDFTTLENNAMGSVASAAGYMTGGGNMAAVPALLMLTGALPPSGWLVAWFAVVSALGVFAAIPIKRQLINIEQLPFPTGTATAETLQALHGHDERSRGKARSLGLAGLVGAVIAFWRDAKASWLVWNLPAKLSLPFTIGGKPAGAWTLSLDFSLLLVGAGALVSFKTGWSMLLGALLTYGVLAPEMVSRGVIPEVTYKAINSWTLWTGASVLVSSGLLSFAFQWRSVAKSFKALAGLFGRKQDTEKDPLADIECPPAWFPLGFLVLGPVVVALMAYLFQIPWWAGVVALPLSVVMGVIASRVTGETDTTPTKALGPVTQLIYGGLLPGNLTANVMSANATGGVGLHSADLLIDLKSGWLLGANPRQQFVAQLFGVVAGAAVLVPAFNLLVPDASVLGTEEFPAPSALVWAGVSKMLMSGVQALPVSARIGALCGLGLGVALVLLERWAPKKAKPFIPSASGLGLSIVIPGASSISFFIGAAIAEVLRRKKAKLADAMVLPVSSGFIAGESLMGIAVAMLKAFGVMPK